In Thermosynechococcus sichuanensis E542, a single genomic region encodes these proteins:
- the rpsM gene encoding 30S ribosomal protein S13 encodes MARIAGVDLPRDKRIEIALTYIYGIGLTRSKEILAKTGVNPDTRTRDLTDADIAALRSAIDEYQVEGDLRRLEAMNIKRLMDIGCYRGRRHRLGLPVRGQRTRTNARTRRGSRRTVAGKKKPAAKK; translated from the coding sequence ATGGCTCGTATTGCTGGTGTTGATTTACCCCGCGACAAACGCATTGAAATTGCCCTCACCTACATCTATGGCATTGGCTTGACCCGCTCCAAAGAAATTTTGGCAAAAACGGGTGTTAACCCAGATACCCGTACCCGCGATTTGACGGATGCCGATATTGCGGCACTACGGTCGGCCATTGACGAGTATCAAGTGGAAGGGGATCTGCGCCGCCTCGAGGCTATGAATATCAAGCGGCTCATGGACATTGGCTGCTACCGGGGGCGTCGGCATCGCCTTGGATTGCCGGTTCGGGGTCAGCGCACCCGTACCAATGCTCGCACCCGTCGTGGTAGTCGCCGCACTGTGGCTGGTAAGAAAAAGCCCGCTGCTAAGAAGTAA
- the rpsK gene encoding 30S ribosomal protein S11, translating into MAPSAKRSGPRKQKRNVPSGVAHIQSTFNNTIVSITDPNGEVIAWASAGSSGFKGAKKGTPFAAQTAADNAARRAIDQGMRQIEVMVSGPGSGRETAIRALQAAGLEITLIRDVTPIPHNGCRPPKRRRV; encoded by the coding sequence ATGGCACCCTCTGCAAAACGCTCTGGCCCTCGTAAGCAAAAGCGCAATGTCCCCAGTGGCGTTGCCCACATTCAGTCCACATTTAATAACACGATTGTCTCAATTACCGACCCCAATGGTGAGGTGATTGCTTGGGCCTCTGCTGGCTCCAGTGGTTTCAAAGGTGCCAAAAAAGGCACACCCTTTGCAGCTCAAACTGCTGCGGACAATGCGGCTCGCCGTGCCATTGATCAGGGGATGCGGCAAATTGAGGTCATGGTGAGTGGTCCCGGCTCCGGTCGCGAGACAGCGATTCGGGCATTGCAAGCCGCAGGCCTAGAAATTACCCTCATTCGGGATGTGACCCCCATTCCCCACAATGGTTGCCGTCCCCCCAAACGGCGGCGGGTTTAG
- a CDS encoding DNA-directed RNA polymerase subunit alpha, with the protein MAYQIECLETRVEEDQGQYGQFALHPLAPGQGITVGNALRRVLLSNLPGSAVTAVRIAGVNHEFSTIPGVREDVMDILLQMKQLVIRSHTAEPQMGRLFAQAPENEPLTVTAGMVQLGSEVEVVNPNHYIATLMPGATLEMEFKIEQGRGYRSVERVRDDRLALDYLQLDAVFMPVRRVNYTVDSVRGTGTEGDRQLQDYLKLEIWTNGSLTPQDALNQAATILVDLFSPLKEVPLHTAEATTADEHDETGQIPIEQLNLSVRAYNCLKRAQVNTVADLLEYSQEELLEIKNFGQKSAEEVIEALQKHLGITLPPQKAARN; encoded by the coding sequence ATGGCATATCAAATTGAATGTTTGGAAACACGGGTTGAGGAGGATCAGGGGCAGTACGGCCAATTTGCGCTGCACCCCCTCGCCCCTGGTCAAGGGATTACGGTGGGCAATGCCCTGCGGCGGGTTCTCCTTTCCAACTTACCCGGCAGTGCTGTGACAGCGGTGCGCATTGCCGGTGTGAACCATGAATTTTCCACAATTCCCGGTGTGCGCGAAGATGTCATGGATATTCTGCTGCAAATGAAGCAGTTGGTGATTCGTAGCCACACCGCAGAACCCCAAATGGGTCGCCTTTTTGCCCAAGCCCCTGAGAATGAGCCATTGACAGTTACTGCGGGTATGGTGCAACTTGGCTCTGAGGTGGAGGTAGTCAACCCCAACCACTATATTGCCACCTTAATGCCGGGGGCAACCCTAGAGATGGAATTCAAGATTGAACAGGGGCGCGGCTATCGCTCAGTGGAGCGGGTACGGGACGATCGCCTTGCTTTGGACTATCTCCAGTTGGATGCGGTTTTTATGCCCGTGCGACGGGTGAACTACACCGTTGATTCGGTACGCGGTACGGGGACAGAGGGCGATCGCCAGCTCCAAGACTACCTAAAGCTGGAAATCTGGACGAATGGCAGCTTGACCCCCCAGGATGCCCTCAATCAGGCGGCAACGATTCTCGTCGATCTCTTTAGCCCCTTGAAGGAAGTGCCCCTGCACACCGCCGAAGCCACCACCGCGGATGAGCACGATGAAACAGGACAAATTCCCATTGAGCAGCTCAATTTGTCGGTGCGTGCCTACAACTGTCTCAAGCGTGCCCAAGTGAATACGGTGGCCGACCTCCTTGAATATTCCCAAGAGGAACTACTGGAGATCAAAAACTTTGGTCAAAAGTCTGCTGAGGAAGTGATCGAGGCACTGCAAAAACACTTGGGAATTACACTCCCTCCCCAAAAAGCTGCCCGTAACTAG
- the rplQ gene encoding 50S ribosomal protein L17 has translation MRHQRRVPQLGLPADQRKALLRALTTELIRHGRITTTKARAKAVRAEAERMITLAKDGSLAARRRALGYLYDKQLVHALFAEAPERYGDRKGGYTRIIRSVRRRGDNAELAVIELV, from the coding sequence ATGCGTCACCAACGTCGGGTTCCCCAGCTAGGACTGCCAGCCGATCAACGAAAAGCACTGCTGCGGGCATTGACCACTGAATTGATTCGCCACGGCCGCATTACCACCACCAAAGCGCGGGCAAAGGCCGTACGCGCAGAGGCGGAGCGGATGATCACCTTAGCAAAGGATGGCTCCTTGGCGGCACGGCGCCGTGCCCTTGGCTATCTCTACGATAAGCAACTGGTGCATGCTCTATTTGCCGAAGCCCCAGAGCGCTATGGCGATCGCAAGGGTGGCTATACCCGCATTATCCGCAGTGTGCGGCGGCGGGGTGATAATGCCGAATTAGCGGTCATTGAACTGGTGTAG
- the truA gene encoding tRNA pseudouridine(38-40) synthase TruA, which yields MMTAIAPPQSGQRLALLIQYQGTHFHGWQRQVGQRTVQEVIEQAIASVVNHPVSVVAAGRTDTGVHAAGQVAHVTVNSPIPAHRWPGILNARLPADVVIRAAAVVPDHWHARFSALWRRYRYTLYTDPCPNIFLRPWTWHYYYAPLDVEKMAAVLQPLLGRHHLSAFHRSGSNRAHSWVEVQDVSCQRRGALVEIEVQASGFLYGMMRLLVGLLVQVGQGQRSPASFTEIWQQEQRHLVKYAAPPTGLCLLGVGYPESPFPLALCTEAMPQFVTPELSIA from the coding sequence ATGATGACGGCGATCGCACCTCCCCAAAGCGGCCAACGCTTGGCACTACTCATTCAGTACCAAGGCACCCATTTCCACGGCTGGCAACGGCAGGTGGGACAGCGCACCGTACAGGAGGTGATTGAGCAGGCGATCGCCAGCGTTGTCAATCATCCTGTCTCTGTTGTTGCAGCCGGTCGCACTGATACAGGGGTTCATGCCGCTGGTCAAGTGGCTCATGTCACAGTCAACTCGCCCATTCCCGCTCATCGTTGGCCGGGGATTCTCAATGCTCGCTTACCCGCCGATGTGGTGATTCGGGCGGCGGCTGTTGTTCCCGATCACTGGCATGCCCGTTTCTCGGCGCTGTGGCGTCGCTATCGCTATACCCTCTATACCGATCCCTGCCCCAATATCTTTCTGCGCCCTTGGACATGGCACTACTACTATGCCCCCTTGGATGTGGAAAAGATGGCAGCCGTTCTTCAGCCCCTGTTGGGGCGGCACCACCTCAGTGCTTTTCACCGCTCTGGCTCGAATCGTGCCCACTCTTGGGTGGAGGTACAGGACGTGAGCTGCCAGCGGCGCGGTGCCCTTGTGGAAATCGAGGTACAAGCTTCGGGGTTTCTCTACGGTATGATGCGCCTTTTGGTGGGACTCTTGGTGCAGGTGGGGCAAGGCCAGCGATCGCCCGCCAGTTTTACGGAAATTTGGCAGCAGGAGCAACGCCACCTCGTCAAGTATGCTGCCCCCCCTACGGGTCTTTGTCTATTGGGGGTAGGTTATCCTGAATCGCCCTTTCCCCTTGCCCTGTGCACTGAGGCGATGCCCCAGTTTGTTACCCCTGAATTGTCCATTGCATAG
- the rplM gene encoding 50S ribosomal protein L13 yields the protein MTSTVKTPLPAVDDLAPQWYVIDAADQRLGRLAAEIARILRGKNKAIYTPHMDTGDFVIVINAEKVTVTGKKRSQKLYRRHSGRPGGMKIETFDQLQARIPERIIEHAVKGMLPKNSLGRKLFTKLKVYAGPEHPHQAQKPQPLTINTIPGA from the coding sequence ATGACCAGTACCGTAAAGACACCACTGCCCGCCGTGGATGACCTTGCTCCCCAGTGGTATGTCATTGATGCCGCTGATCAACGGTTGGGTCGGCTAGCCGCAGAAATTGCCCGCATTCTTAGGGGCAAAAACAAAGCCATTTACACCCCTCACATGGACACGGGTGACTTTGTGATTGTCATCAATGCCGAGAAAGTCACCGTTACCGGTAAAAAACGCTCCCAAAAACTCTACCGGCGTCACTCGGGACGCCCCGGTGGCATGAAAATTGAAACCTTTGATCAACTGCAAGCCCGCATTCCCGAGCGGATTATTGAGCACGCCGTCAAAGGAATGCTGCCGAAAAATTCCCTTGGCCGTAAACTCTTTACCAAGCTGAAAGTTTATGCTGGGCCTGAGCATCCCCACCAAGCGCAAAAACCCCAGCCTTTGACCATTAACACGATTCCGGGAGCCTAA
- the rpsI gene encoding 30S ribosomal protein S9: MQIADQSKRVVYLGTGRRKSAVARVRLIPGSGQLLINGRNGADYLQNNPTYLNLVKAPLETLGLESSYDIYVNATGGGLTGQADAIRLGIARALCQLDIENRKPLKTEGYLTRDPRAKERRKYGLRKARKAPQYSKR; this comes from the coding sequence ATGCAGATTGCTGATCAGTCTAAGCGGGTAGTTTACTTGGGAACAGGTCGCCGTAAGTCGGCGGTGGCACGGGTACGCCTCATCCCTGGTAGCGGTCAATTGTTGATCAATGGCCGCAATGGAGCTGACTACCTGCAAAACAACCCCACCTATCTCAACTTGGTGAAAGCCCCCCTTGAAACTCTTGGCCTTGAAAGTAGCTACGATATTTATGTCAATGCCACGGGGGGCGGCCTGACGGGGCAAGCGGACGCCATTCGTTTAGGGATTGCCCGTGCCCTGTGTCAACTGGACATTGAAAACCGTAAGCCTTTGAAAACGGAAGGCTATCTCACCCGTGATCCCCGTGCCAAGGAGCGGCGTAAATACGGTCTGCGCAAAGCCCGCAAAGCCCCCCAATACTCAAAACGCTAA
- the rpmE gene encoding 50S ribosomal protein L31, with protein sequence MPKPNIHPQWYPEAKVYCDGEVVMTVGSTKPELHVDIWSGNHPFFTGTQKIVDAEGRVERFRRKYSGAKPQQTAKGKKAAAKPASKTNKKG encoded by the coding sequence ATGCCAAAACCGAATATTCATCCCCAGTGGTATCCCGAAGCTAAAGTCTATTGCGATGGGGAAGTGGTCATGACCGTCGGTTCCACAAAACCAGAACTGCACGTGGACATCTGGTCGGGTAACCACCCCTTCTTCACGGGTACTCAGAAAATTGTTGATGCCGAAGGGCGGGTGGAACGCTTCCGCCGTAAATACAGCGGTGCCAAACCCCAGCAAACTGCTAAAGGGAAAAAAGCCGCCGCCAAACCTGCATCCAAAACGAACAAAAAGGGCTAA
- a CDS encoding agmatine deiminase family protein, translating to MSPFFQPAEWLPHRACWLAFPSHEDLWGELLPQVRLEFAALCRAIADPDPITGQCRGEQLKILVLDEAGEATARSYLGDLNPQFYQLSFGDIWLRDTAPVGLINAAGERRLLCLPFNGWGKKYQLPGDSDLAVRLAMVMGVPHGAVPLFLEGGAIEVDGEGTCLTTRQCLLNPNRNPYLDIEDVEARLKPALGVSKILWIESGLANDHTDGHIDTLVRFVAPATVVCMLPESPEDPNYDVLLTIYEQLQTLTDAKGRSLEVFPVPSPGRVTSREGEILPASYVNFYIANTTVVVPTYGVAADTKAVEAIAKLFPSRRTVGLSARTILEGGGAFHCITQQEV from the coding sequence ATGTCCCCCTTTTTTCAGCCCGCTGAGTGGCTGCCCCATCGTGCCTGTTGGTTAGCTTTCCCCAGTCATGAGGATTTGTGGGGAGAACTTCTGCCACAGGTGCGTTTAGAATTTGCTGCTCTGTGTCGAGCGATCGCTGATCCCGATCCAATCACTGGACAGTGTCGGGGGGAGCAACTGAAAATTCTGGTGCTGGATGAGGCAGGAGAAGCCACTGCTCGTTCTTACCTAGGGGATCTGAATCCTCAGTTCTATCAACTCTCCTTTGGTGACATTTGGCTGCGGGATACGGCGCCTGTAGGCTTAATCAATGCGGCGGGGGAGCGCCGCCTCCTCTGTTTGCCCTTCAATGGTTGGGGCAAGAAGTATCAACTCCCCGGCGACAGTGACTTGGCTGTGCGCTTAGCGATGGTCATGGGGGTACCCCATGGGGCGGTGCCGTTATTCTTGGAGGGGGGGGCGATCGAGGTGGATGGCGAAGGAACTTGCCTCACCACCCGCCAGTGCCTGTTGAACCCCAACCGCAATCCCTATTTAGACATTGAGGACGTGGAAGCTCGCCTCAAGCCCGCCCTTGGCGTGAGCAAAATCCTCTGGATTGAATCGGGACTGGCCAACGATCACACCGATGGTCACATTGATACGCTGGTGCGTTTTGTGGCGCCAGCCACTGTAGTTTGTATGTTGCCGGAAAGTCCTGAGGATCCGAACTATGATGTCCTGCTAACCATTTATGAGCAGTTGCAAACACTAACGGATGCCAAGGGGCGCTCCCTAGAAGTGTTCCCAGTACCTTCGCCGGGGCGGGTGACAAGTCGCGAGGGGGAGATTTTGCCCGCTAGCTATGTCAATTTTTATATCGCCAATACCACTGTTGTCGTCCCCACCTATGGTGTTGCAGCGGATACTAAAGCGGTTGAGGCGATCGCCAAGCTCTTTCCCAGTCGCAGAACCGTTGGCCTTTCGGCACGGACGATTTTAGAAGGGGGAGGCGCTTTTCATTGCATTACCCAGCAGGAAGTATGA
- the aguB gene encoding N-carbamoylputrescine amidase yields MKTLTVAAIQAQLTDDVETNILHLSDLVRQAHQQGAQVIVLPELFEGHYFCKEEREIHFQRAHPLKNHPTIAHFAALARELEVVIPVSFFEKAGTVYYNSVAMIDAGGVNLGVYRKSHIPDGPGYEEKFYFRPGNTGFRVWRTRYGKIGVGICWDQWFPEAARVMTLMGAEVLVYPTAIGSEPHDPTLDTKDPWQRVMVGHAVANVIPVVAANRVGDEGGQVFYGSSFIANPRGDLVAEADRTQEAVLVHKFDLEEIERLRAAYGFFRDRRPGLYKALLTADGVI; encoded by the coding sequence ATGAAAACCCTCACTGTCGCTGCCATTCAAGCTCAACTGACCGACGATGTAGAGACCAATATCCTGCACCTCAGTGATTTGGTGCGGCAGGCGCATCAGCAGGGGGCACAGGTCATTGTCCTGCCAGAGCTATTTGAGGGGCACTATTTTTGCAAGGAAGAGCGGGAGATTCACTTTCAGCGGGCACACCCTCTGAAAAATCACCCAACGATCGCCCACTTTGCAGCCTTGGCGCGGGAACTGGAGGTAGTGATTCCAGTGTCCTTTTTTGAAAAGGCGGGCACCGTCTATTACAACAGTGTGGCGATGATTGATGCGGGGGGTGTCAATTTGGGCGTGTATCGCAAAAGTCATATTCCCGATGGCCCTGGCTATGAGGAAAAGTTTTACTTCCGCCCCGGCAATACCGGCTTTCGGGTCTGGCGTACCCGCTATGGCAAAATCGGTGTCGGCATCTGTTGGGATCAGTGGTTTCCAGAGGCTGCACGGGTGATGACCCTGATGGGAGCAGAGGTGCTAGTGTATCCCACTGCCATTGGCAGTGAACCCCACGATCCCACATTGGACACCAAAGACCCTTGGCAGCGGGTGATGGTTGGCCATGCAGTGGCAAATGTCATTCCTGTGGTGGCAGCGAACCGTGTGGGTGATGAGGGGGGGCAAGTATTTTATGGCAGTTCATTTATTGCTAATCCGAGGGGAGATCTGGTGGCCGAGGCCGACCGCACCCAAGAAGCAGTGCTTGTCCATAAATTTGACCTAGAGGAAATTGAGCGCCTACGGGCGGCCTATGGTTTCTTTCGCGATCGCCGCCCCGGACTGTACAAAGCCCTGTTGACTGCCGATGGGGTTATCTAA
- a CDS encoding MFS transporter, whose translation MTFQLSPLLQCLRNRAFARLYAAQAINLIGDAFTWLGLGLLAFELAGENSGLWLSTALTLRVVIFVLLAPMAGVLADRLDRKGLMVTTHLVRMVLVSLFPFVSNGWQLYWLVALLSGCHALFTPTYTATLPLITTAEECPQAIALSNATYQLLSVLGPALAGSVAALFSTCSVFFLDALTFLVAAVLIAGLPTALIVSREGSVPPRRGLLEELSVGSQCLWWDAAMRYGLLLQLVAAIAGAEILVNTVGYVQGTLQAGSQAYGSIMAALGVGATLAAVIWGSSCHRMSAVAVMGLGGILTVLPLLAAYGANVPSLALLWAIAGIGKTLVNVPMQTVVAERVAVDLQGRVYGAQFAWSHLWWVLAYPLAGWFGSQFPAQHFFYAGLSSMVLFIAFVVLTQPWHLRHLPAGFWHSHPHDHSSEHDHCHRLQGLVGEHQHLHFHCRQATAIR comes from the coding sequence ATGACCTTTCAACTTTCTCCCCTGTTGCAGTGCCTACGGAATCGAGCCTTTGCTCGTCTCTATGCGGCGCAAGCGATCAACCTGATTGGGGATGCGTTCACGTGGCTCGGCCTAGGACTACTCGCTTTTGAGTTGGCAGGAGAGAATTCAGGCCTGTGGCTCTCAACCGCCCTCACCCTGCGAGTGGTGATCTTTGTGCTGTTGGCTCCCATGGCCGGTGTTTTAGCGGATCGCTTAGATCGCAAGGGGTTGATGGTTACGACCCATCTTGTGCGCATGGTGTTGGTCTCATTATTTCCGTTTGTCAGTAACGGCTGGCAATTGTATTGGCTGGTAGCCTTGCTCAGTGGATGCCATGCCCTCTTTACGCCAACCTACACGGCCACATTACCGTTGATCACCACTGCTGAGGAGTGCCCGCAGGCGATCGCCCTCTCGAATGCCACGTACCAACTCCTGAGTGTTTTAGGCCCAGCCTTGGCGGGCAGTGTGGCGGCGCTATTTAGCACCTGTTCAGTGTTCTTTTTGGATGCCTTGACTTTTTTAGTGGCAGCGGTGTTGATTGCTGGACTACCCACTGCTTTGATCGTATCTAGAGAAGGATCAGTCCCCCCCCGTAGAGGATTGCTTGAGGAGCTGAGTGTCGGCAGTCAGTGCCTTTGGTGGGATGCAGCGATGCGCTATGGATTACTGCTGCAATTGGTGGCGGCGATCGCTGGCGCGGAAATTTTGGTGAATACTGTCGGCTATGTTCAGGGCACGCTACAGGCAGGAAGTCAGGCCTACGGCTCCATCATGGCAGCATTGGGTGTGGGTGCTACTTTGGCTGCGGTGATTTGGGGGTCTTCCTGTCACAGGATGAGTGCAGTGGCGGTGATGGGTCTAGGGGGAATACTGACGGTGCTGCCGCTGTTGGCGGCCTATGGTGCCAATGTTCCTAGCCTTGCTTTATTGTGGGCGATCGCGGGTATCGGTAAAACCCTCGTCAATGTCCCTATGCAGACAGTCGTTGCTGAGCGAGTGGCCGTGGACTTGCAGGGTCGGGTTTATGGCGCTCAGTTTGCTTGGAGTCATCTTTGGTGGGTCTTGGCCTATCCCCTAGCAGGATGGTTCGGCAGTCAGTTTCCGGCTCAACATTTTTTCTATGCTGGCCTCAGCAGCATGGTGCTTTTCATCGCTTTTGTGGTGTTGACCCAACCGTGGCACTTGCGGCATCTCCCCGCGGGTTTTTGGCATAGCCATCCCCATGATCACAGCAGCGAGCATGATCATTGCCATCGGCTACAGGGTCTTGTTGGCGAACACCAACATCTACACTTTCATTGCCGCCAAGCGACGGCAATTAGATAA
- a CDS encoding spore coat protein U domain-containing protein, with product MPTAPLVPLLIDYNLYIDAARTQIWGDGIGGSSLRTLVPVNNAPTTLEIFGGIPTRQFVPAGIYSDTIVVTLEY from the coding sequence GTGCCTACAGCACCTCTAGTCCCTCTGCTAATCGACTACAATCTTTACATTGATGCCGCTCGCACTCAAATCTGGGGCGATGGTATTGGCGGGAGCAGCCTGCGAACCTTAGTGCCTGTGAATAATGCCCCTACAACCCTTGAAATTTTTGGGGGCATCCCTACCCGTCAGTTTGTGCCTGCGGGCATCTACAGCGATACGATTGTGGTGACGCTGGAATACTAA
- a CDS encoding ferredoxin-thioredoxin reductase catalytic domain-containing protein, whose amino-acid sequence MSSTYKPQQASDKNLEAMRKFAETYAKRTGTYFCSDLGTTAVVLEGLAKHKDDYGSPLCPCRHYEDKEAEVAAAYWNCPCVPMRERRECHCLLFLTPDHPFAGTAQEISFEQIREETNRFTVS is encoded by the coding sequence ATGAGTAGTACCTATAAACCGCAACAGGCCTCCGACAAAAACCTTGAAGCCATGCGCAAGTTTGCGGAAACCTATGCCAAGCGCACAGGAACCTACTTTTGCTCAGACTTGGGAACAACGGCGGTGGTTCTTGAAGGATTAGCTAAACATAAGGACGACTATGGTTCCCCCCTGTGTCCCTGCCGCCACTATGAAGATAAAGAAGCGGAGGTAGCAGCCGCCTACTGGAACTGTCCCTGTGTGCCCATGCGCGAACGGCGGGAGTGTCACTGCCTGCTCTTTTTAACGCCGGATCATCCCTTTGCAGGTACAGCTCAAGAAATTTCCTTTGAGCAAATTCGTGAGGAAACCAATCGCTTTACAGTTTCTTAG